A portion of the uncultured Draconibacterium sp. genome contains these proteins:
- a CDS encoding PAS domain-containing protein, giving the protein MKKNLGDMMCLDIYLSSLSKAELEKVKKDIKPSKRLVPPLMCWEFYYPKYQQNLKEAERETELKTLHKYSGKFNWKTDLKKVLKTYPYKALILTNETKRILWVNDGFSEMTGYPKSYAINRSPVFLQGENTSEAVKLRISEKIERNKPFKEVVVNYRKNGEMYNCEIQIFPLTGSNNSIHFLALEREVA; this is encoded by the coding sequence ATGAAAAAGAACCTTGGAGACATGATGTGCCTCGATATCTACCTGTCGAGTCTTTCGAAGGCTGAGTTAGAAAAAGTAAAAAAAGATATAAAACCATCAAAAAGGCTTGTGCCTCCTCTTATGTGCTGGGAATTTTATTATCCCAAATACCAACAAAATTTAAAGGAAGCCGAAAGAGAAACAGAACTTAAAACACTTCATAAATATTCTGGTAAGTTTAACTGGAAAACAGATCTAAAAAAGGTATTAAAAACTTATCCATACAAAGCATTAATATTAACCAACGAAACCAAAAGAATTTTATGGGTTAACGATGGTTTTTCAGAGATGACGGGATATCCGAAATCATATGCCATAAACCGGAGTCCCGTATTTTTGCAAGGCGAAAATACTTCGGAAGCAGTAAAACTCAGAATAAGCGAAAAAATTGAACGAAACAAACCTTTCAAAGAAGTGGTAGTTAATTACCGAAAAAACGGTGAAATGTATAATTGCGAAATTCAAATCTTTCCGCTTACAGGCAGTAATAATTCAATACATTTTTTAGCATTGGAAAGAGAGGTTGCATAG
- a CDS encoding putative transporter: MELLKLFSHTGTASTLIFLSLTGIAGVLLGKIRFFNIKLGIAGVLFAGLLVGHLGAETDHNVLHFVKEFGLILFVYSIGLEVGPRFIPSLKSNGLKLNLMAMGIVVLGFLVAVTIKLLFNVPTPVITGIMSGAVTNTPGLGAAQQVITEQFANPELTELTGMGYAVAYPFGIIGIILTMLLLRFFFKVNVKSEAKEYTSKLSGISGKLQAINLKVTNQALYNKAYALLRETLEGEFVLSRVLRNNEFFVPEEKDTICEGDIIYGVSNKKHYNALELKVGALNKTGETEITGRMGMRHVVFTNKKLAGKTIKQIGISRRYPVNITRIFRAGNEIMAHENDAIEFGDTIRIVGDRKALKEVVELLGNSMKELSHPNIIPILLGILGGVLIGSIPINIPGLPAPAKLGLAGGPLVVALFLGHKGRIGKLDFYMTPGANLFIRELGIIMFLACVGLGAGKNFVETIVNGGYMWMVYGVAITALPLLIIGFTARFLKFNYLSICGLLAGAMTDPPALEYANSISPIQAQSTAYATVYPLVMFMRVLLAQVLVLLFL, from the coding sequence ATGGAATTATTAAAATTATTTTCCCACACGGGAACTGCTTCAACACTAATTTTTTTAAGCCTCACGGGCATTGCCGGGGTTTTGCTGGGAAAGATCCGCTTTTTCAATATTAAACTAGGTATTGCCGGGGTACTTTTTGCCGGACTTTTGGTCGGGCACCTGGGTGCCGAAACCGACCATAATGTTTTACACTTTGTAAAAGAATTCGGGCTTATTTTATTTGTTTACTCCATCGGGTTAGAAGTTGGACCACGCTTTATTCCTTCGCTAAAAAGCAACGGTTTAAAACTCAATTTAATGGCCATGGGAATAGTTGTGCTTGGCTTTTTGGTTGCCGTAACCATAAAACTGTTATTTAATGTTCCAACTCCTGTTATAACCGGAATTATGAGTGGAGCGGTAACCAACACTCCCGGACTCGGTGCTGCCCAACAGGTTATTACCGAACAGTTTGCCAATCCCGAATTAACCGAATTAACCGGAATGGGATATGCAGTAGCATATCCGTTCGGAATTATTGGTATCATTCTCACTATGCTGTTGCTCCGTTTTTTCTTTAAAGTAAACGTAAAAAGTGAAGCTAAAGAGTACACAAGCAAACTATCGGGCATAAGCGGAAAACTACAGGCAATAAATCTGAAAGTTACCAACCAAGCCCTATATAACAAGGCATACGCACTTTTACGCGAAACGCTTGAAGGCGAATTTGTGTTGTCGAGAGTACTCCGAAACAACGAGTTTTTTGTTCCTGAAGAAAAAGATACCATTTGCGAAGGCGATATAATTTACGGTGTTTCAAATAAAAAGCATTACAACGCCCTGGAGCTAAAAGTAGGTGCACTAAATAAAACCGGTGAAACCGAAATTACCGGACGAATGGGAATGCGCCATGTGGTATTTACCAACAAAAAGCTGGCTGGTAAAACCATTAAACAAATTGGTATTTCACGACGCTACCCGGTGAATATTACGCGTATTTTCCGTGCCGGAAACGAAATAATGGCTCATGAAAACGATGCCATTGAATTTGGCGATACCATTCGTATTGTTGGCGATAGAAAAGCATTAAAAGAGGTTGTGGAGTTATTGGGAAATTCGATGAAAGAACTATCGCATCCTAATATTATCCCAATTCTTCTCGGAATATTGGGCGGTGTTTTAATTGGAAGCATCCCGATCAATATTCCCGGCTTGCCGGCACCTGCCAAACTAGGCCTTGCCGGCGGTCCGCTTGTTGTTGCACTGTTTTTAGGCCATAAAGGGCGTATTGGTAAACTCGATTTTTACATGACTCCCGGAGCTAACCTGTTTATTCGCGAACTGGGGATTATTATGTTTCTGGCTTGTGTTGGTCTTGGTGCCGGAAAGAATTTTGTTGAAACCATTGTAAACGGCGGCTACATGTGGATGGTTTATGGTGTAGCCATTACGGCACTACCATTGCTGATTATCGGTTTTACCGCCCGATTTTTAAAATTTAATTATCTGTCAATATGCGGCTTGCTTGCCGGAGCGATGACCGACCCCCCGGCTTTGGAATATGCC
- the metE gene encoding 5-methyltetrahydropteroyltriglutamate--homocysteine S-methyltransferase: MLTQNLGFPRIGAQRELKRACEKFWKGISTLEELQETGRQERLKNWKFQQDSGIDIIPSNDFSFYDQVADHIFMFGAIPSRFNKLSSKLKNIDLYFAMCRGYQKDGFDVTPLEMTKWFDTNYHYLVPEFEKNQQFKLNSNKVIDEFNEALKAGIKTKPVLLGPFSFLKLGKEKSTDFNRLDLIHALLPVYIELIGQMENTGIDCIQIDEPCLSGDLSHPEQQLFRAVLTELFGSFPSIKFILTSYFDGIEKQIEWVKCLPLEVLHLDLVRAPKQLDLFLEKIPKFLTLSLGLVDGRNIWANNLQESLEIIQKTAEKIGTDRIILAPSCSLLHVPYNLENENDETNLPLFVKKKMAFAFQKINELVLLKELASDKPSEQVQKKLKNNTLVFKNWSENPAINNSKVREQVSEVQNKWSEIDRKSDFNERIRKQQKKLNLPPFPTTMIGSLPQTTEVRKMRRNFINGDVSKKKYNEFIEAAIKNAVNWQEEVGIDVLVHGEFERNDMVEFFGEQLEGFARTQNGWVQSYGSRGVKPPIIFGDVFRKTPMTVDISKLAQSFTAKPMKGMLTGPVTILQWSFVRNDQSRKNTTIQLGLVIRDEVLNLEKAGLPIIQIDEPALREGLPIKKENQTDYLNWAVKCFKLCSWGVKDETQIHTHMCYAEFNDIIQSIVDMDADVISIETSRSQMELLDVFSKIRYPNQIGPGVFDIHSPRIPDVNEMTDLLFAASKYLPAKNIWVNPDCGLKTRDWKETKKTIKNMIHAAIRMREAISPQ, translated from the coding sequence ATGCTTACACAAAATTTAGGTTTTCCCCGTATAGGTGCACAACGCGAACTGAAACGGGCTTGCGAGAAATTCTGGAAAGGTATTTCAACACTGGAAGAATTACAGGAAACAGGGCGACAGGAACGCCTTAAAAACTGGAAATTTCAACAAGATTCAGGAATTGACATTATCCCATCAAACGACTTCTCGTTTTACGACCAGGTAGCCGACCATATTTTTATGTTTGGTGCAATTCCTTCACGTTTTAACAAACTGTCCTCAAAGCTAAAAAACATTGATCTGTACTTTGCTATGTGCCGTGGATACCAAAAAGATGGATTTGATGTTACTCCGCTTGAAATGACAAAGTGGTTCGACACCAATTACCACTACCTGGTGCCGGAGTTTGAAAAAAACCAACAATTTAAACTTAACAGCAACAAGGTAATTGATGAGTTTAATGAAGCTCTGAAAGCCGGAATTAAAACAAAGCCGGTTTTGCTTGGGCCATTTTCTTTTCTGAAACTTGGTAAAGAAAAATCGACCGACTTTAATCGTTTGGATTTGATACATGCCCTTTTACCGGTTTATATCGAACTTATCGGCCAAATGGAAAATACCGGTATCGATTGCATCCAAATTGATGAGCCTTGCCTGTCAGGAGATTTAAGCCACCCCGAACAACAACTCTTCCGTGCTGTATTAACCGAACTTTTTGGTTCTTTCCCTTCGATAAAATTTATACTTACCAGCTATTTTGATGGGATTGAAAAACAAATTGAATGGGTAAAATGTTTGCCACTTGAAGTTTTGCATCTTGATTTGGTACGTGCACCTAAACAGTTGGATTTGTTCCTCGAAAAAATACCAAAATTTTTAACCCTTTCGCTTGGATTGGTTGATGGCAGAAACATTTGGGCCAACAACCTGCAAGAGTCGCTGGAGATAATACAAAAAACTGCTGAAAAAATTGGCACCGACCGGATTATTCTGGCTCCTTCGTGTTCATTATTGCACGTTCCGTATAATCTTGAAAACGAAAACGACGAAACCAATCTCCCTCTTTTTGTCAAAAAGAAAATGGCTTTTGCTTTTCAGAAAATAAACGAGCTTGTATTACTGAAAGAACTGGCTTCAGACAAGCCTTCAGAACAAGTTCAAAAGAAGCTAAAAAACAACACCCTGGTGTTTAAAAACTGGTCTGAGAATCCGGCAATAAACAATTCTAAAGTGCGAGAGCAAGTTTCTGAAGTTCAGAATAAATGGAGTGAAATAGACCGAAAATCAGACTTTAATGAAAGAATTCGCAAACAACAGAAAAAACTAAATCTGCCTCCTTTTCCAACCACAATGATAGGCTCGTTGCCGCAAACTACCGAGGTTCGGAAAATGCGCCGCAATTTTATAAACGGAGACGTTTCGAAAAAGAAATACAATGAGTTTATCGAAGCAGCTATAAAAAATGCCGTTAATTGGCAGGAAGAAGTTGGGATTGATGTGCTTGTACATGGCGAATTTGAGCGAAACGACATGGTTGAATTTTTTGGTGAGCAACTGGAAGGTTTCGCCCGGACTCAAAACGGCTGGGTACAGAGTTACGGTTCGCGTGGAGTAAAACCACCCATCATTTTCGGCGATGTTTTTCGCAAAACACCAATGACCGTCGATATCTCGAAGTTGGCACAATCGTTTACCGCAAAACCGATGAAAGGAATGCTCACCGGTCCGGTTACTATTCTTCAGTGGTCGTTTGTGCGCAACGATCAATCACGAAAAAACACCACCATACAACTGGGGCTGGTCATTCGCGACGAAGTACTTAACCTCGAAAAAGCAGGATTGCCAATCATTCAAATTGATGAACCAGCTTTGCGCGAAGGCCTGCCAATAAAAAAAGAAAACCAAACCGACTATTTAAACTGGGCCGTAAAATGCTTTAAACTTTGTAGCTGGGGCGTAAAAGACGAAACACAAATTCACACCCACATGTGTTATGCCGAGTTTAACGATATCATTCAGTCTATCGTTGATATGGATGCCGATGTAATCAGCATTGAAACATCACGCTCGCAAATGGAGCTGCTGGACGTGTTTTCAAAAATTCGGTATCCAAATCAAATTGGTCCGGGAGTTTTCGATATTCATTCTCCACGAATTCCGGATGTAAATGAAATGACAGACCTTTTGTTTGCTGCCTCGAAATATTTGCCGGCAAAAAACATTTGGGTAAATCCTGATTGCGGATTAAAGACCAGAGACTGGAAGGAAACAAAAAAAACAATCAAAAATATGATTCATGCAGCAATTCGTATGAGGGAAGCGATTAGCCCTCAATAG